One Cucumis sativus cultivar 9930 chromosome 1, Cucumber_9930_V3, whole genome shotgun sequence DNA segment encodes these proteins:
- the LOC105434453 gene encoding glycine-rich protein DOT1 has translation MPQSSFKFLCFILLVLTQLSFGYGWGFDNEDSCRYWRGCGTFFGWPADKPGSGGGGGGGSGSGGGNSGDGVGFGHGEGYGAGFGVGGNGGGGGGGGGGGGGSGEGYGHGSGYGAGGGGVTGGGAAGGGGGGGGSGSGSGNGGNGFGQGMGFGAGFGLGGGGGGGGGGGGGGGGGNSVWGGEAYGHGSGFGGGGGAGAGGGGGGGGSGGGGTNGGNGYGSGFGGGIGSGSSGGGGGGGGGRSSTNGGSSKGDGSGFGGGVGNGAGGGGGGSGGGGGISSSNGGYGKGEGSGFGVGGGNTNNFGGGGKGGEGMGMGFGMGFGMGIGFGMGNSNSNNNGADDYKNDQTKAKTNGSQP, from the coding sequence atgCCTCaatcttctttcaaatttctttgttttatactTCTTGTTTTAACCCAACTTAGTTTTGGCTATGGCTGGGGATTTGACAATGAAGATTCTTGCCGGTATTGGAGGGGATGTGGAACCTTCTTTGGATGGCCAGCTGACAAGCCCGGTTCtggaggtggtggtggtggagggAGCGGTAGTGGCGGAGGCAATTCCGGAGATGGGGTTGGGTTTGGCCATGGTGAAGGTTATGGAGCTGGGTTTGGTGTAGGTGGTAATGGTGGAGGTGGAggcggcggcggcggtggGGGAGGTGGGTCTGGAGAAGGATATGGTCATGGTAGTGGATATGGAGCTGGAGGCGGCGGGGTGACTGGTGGAGGCGCAGCAGGAGGAGGTGGTGGCGGTGGTGGTAGTGGTAGTGGTAGTGGTAACGGTGGAAATGGTTTTGGCCAAGGAATGGGATTCGGTGCAGGGTTTGGATTAGGCGGAGGAGGCGGTGGTGGAGGAGGTGGCGGTGGCGGCGGTGGGGGTGGCAATTCTGTTTGGGGAGGGGAGGCGTATGGACATGGAAGTGGATTTGGGGGAGGTGGAGGAGCTGGAGCTGGAGGAGGAGGTGGCGGCGGCGGTAGTGGAGGAGGAGGAACAAATGGAGGAAATGGCTATGGCAGTGGTTTTGGAGGTGGCATAGGTAGCGGAAGCAGCGGTGGTGGCGGGGGTGGAGGAGGAGGGAGATCGAGTACAAACGGAGGAAGTAGTAAGGGTGATGGTAGTGGTTTTGGGGGCGGAGTAGGAAACGGTGCGGGTGGCGGTGGTGGGGGCAGTGGCGGAGGGGGTGGAATAAGTAGTTCAAATGGAGGATATGGTAAAGGGGAGGGCAGTGGATTCGGCGTCGGAGGAGGGAATACAAATAACTTTGGGGGCGGTGGTAAGGGAGGAGAAGGAATGGGGATGGGATTTGGAATGGGTTTTGGTATGGGAATTGGATTTGGGATGGGAAAcagtaatagtaataataatggagCTGATGATTACAAAAATGATCAAACTAAAGCTAAAACCAATGGTTCTCAACCCTAA
- the LOC105434454 gene encoding glycine-rich cell wall structural protein produces MGSSAFKYLWLVVLCALIWASEPRKLVITNGGEIESEKTLPFQFFPGYGGGLGGGGGFGGGGGGGLGGGSGFGSGGGGGFGSGIGGLGSGGGGGFGGGGGGGILGGGAGGGAGGGFGGGLP; encoded by the coding sequence atgggtTCTTCGGCTTTCAAATATCTCTGGCTGGTGGTTCTGTGTGCACTAATTTGGGCCTCAGAGCCCAGAAAACTTGTAATTACAAATGGGGGAGAGATTGAGAGTGAAAAGACATTGCCTTTCCAGTTCTTTCCTGGATACGGAGGCGGGCTCGGCGGTGGCGGAGGGTTCggtggcggcggcggcggtggGTTAGGTGGTGGTTCGGGCTTCGGCAGTGGAGGTGGAGGGGGTTTCGGATCTGGCATTGGAGGTCTAGGGAGTGGCGGTGGCGGAGGGTTTGGCGGCGGCGGTGGTGGTGGCATTTTAGGTGGCGGAGCTGGCGGAGGAGCAGGTGGTGGATTTGGAGGTGGACTGCcttga